In one window of Gossypium hirsutum isolate 1008001.06 chromosome A01, Gossypium_hirsutum_v2.1, whole genome shotgun sequence DNA:
- the LOC107922476 gene encoding protein indeterminate-domain 5, chloroplastic isoform X1: MAASSSLGPFGIREEDQHQHSTAAPTSAMGPAPPPPQRKKRNQPVRPNPDVEVIALSPKSLMATNRFICEVCNKGFQREQNLQLHRRGHNLPWKLRQKTTKEVKRKVYLCPEPTCVHHDPSRALGDLTGIKKHYSRKHGEKKWKCEKCSKRYAVQSDWKAHSKTCGTREYRCDCGTLFSRRDSFITHRAFCDALAQENARQPPSFNSIGNHLYGSTSNICLGLSQVGTQMSSVQDQANNNSGGRDIFKLGGVARSTQFDHLLLSPSMGSSSSSSFRPQQSIVSSAAFFMPESNQEHHPQQGILGNNKQYHQGLMMQFPADIQNNTTNTPSPPSFFNLSFLSNCGNDINLDANLTSSGLLTPEHFDNETGGGGGGTSEVSDPFSNTVMGNQITTNIPSVFAQSNNIAVQMSATALLQKAAQMGSTSSYKNASLMRSFGNSKFGGTLGDSTGNNLHELMNSIAGGRSNTYSFGHGQENPYANRSSVEQEKHLEQQPQILNVSGGCGSDRLTRDFLGVGQIVRSMSMGGVSQREQQQQQEAMGLSALGSERSNITAPTNHQCLGGNGNFQ; the protein is encoded by the exons ATGGCTGCATCTTCCTCGTTAGGACCTTTTGGAATTAGAGAAGAGGACCAACACCAGCATTCTACAGCAGCACCAACTTCAGCTATGGGGCCAGCTCCACCGCCGCCTCAGAGGAAAAAGAGAAACCAACCAGTCCGACCAA ATCCAGATGTGGAAGTGATAGCACTGTCTCCCAAGAGCCTAATGGCAACAAACAGGTTTATTTGTGAGGTATGCAACAAAGGGTTCCAAAGGGAGCAAAACTTACAGCTTCACAGAAGAGGACATAATCTCCCTTGGAAGCTTAGACAGAAGACTACAAAAGAAGTGAAGAGGAAGGTTTATCTCTGCCCTGAACCCACATGCGTCCACCATGACCCGTCTAGGGCACTTGGTGACCTTACAGGCATCAAAAAGCATTACTCGAGGAAACATGGTGAGAAGAAATGGAAGTGCGAGAAGTGTTCTAAGAGGTATGCCGTGCAATCTGACTGGAAAGCTCATTCAAAGACCTGTGGAACTCGAGAGTACAGATGTGACTGTGGTACTCTCTTCTCAAG GCGTGACAGTTTCATCACACATAGGGCATTTTGTGATGCACTGGCTCAGGAAAATGCAAGGCAACCTCCTTCCTTCAACTCCATTGGCAACCATTTATATGGAAGTACTAGTAATATTTGCTTAGGGTTATCTCAAGTGGGAACTCAAATGTCATCAGTACAAGACCAGGCTAATAATAACAGTGGTGGCCGTGACATTTTTAAACTTGGAGGTGTTGCCAGGAGTACCCAATTTGATCATCTTTTACTCTCTCCATCAATGgggtcatcatcatcatcatcttttcgACCCCAACAATCCATTGTTTCTTCAGCTGCTTTCTTCATGCCTGAGTCTAATCAAGAGCATCATCCTCAACAAGGGATTTTGGGAAACAACAAACAGTACCACCAGGGACTAATGATGCAGTTTCCTGCAGATATCCAAAACAACACAACCAACACTCCTTCACCACCCAGTTTCTTCAATCTTAGCTTCCTTTCAAATTGCGGAAACGATATCAACCTGGATGCCAATCTAACATCATCAGGTTTGCTGACCCCTGAACATTTCGACAATGAAACTGGAGGCGGTGGTGGTGGGACGAGCGAAGTCTCAGATCCCTTCTCAAACACTGTAATGGGAAACCAAATCACCACTAACATCCCTTCTGTCTTTGCTCAAAGCAATAACATTGCAGTCCAAATGTCAGCTACCGCATTGCTCCAAAAAGCTGCTCAAATGGGTTCAACTTCAAGCTACAAAAACGCCTCTCTTATGAGAAGCTTTGGTAACTCAAAATTTGGCGGCACATTGGGAGATAGCACCGGGAACAACCTACATGAACTAATGAATTCCATAGCCGGAGGTCGGTCCAATACATATAGCTTTGGACATGGACAAGAAAACCCATATGCAAATAGAAGCAGCGTAGAACAAGAAAAGCATTTAGAGCAGCAGCCGCAAATTTTGAATGTTAGTGGTGGTTGTGGGTCAGATAGATTGACCAGGGACTTCCTTGGAGTAGGGCAAATAGTTAGAAGCATGAGTATGGGAGGGGTTTCACAAAGGGAGCAACAGCAACAACAAGAAGCGATGGGGTTAAGCGCCTTGGGTTCAGAGAGAAGTAATATTACTGCGCCGACAAATCACCAATGTTTAGGAGGAAATGGGAATTTTCAGTGa
- the LOC107922476 gene encoding protein indeterminate-domain 5, chloroplastic isoform X2 — translation MTRDPDVEVIALSPKSLMATNRFICEVCNKGFQREQNLQLHRRGHNLPWKLRQKTTKEVKRKVYLCPEPTCVHHDPSRALGDLTGIKKHYSRKHGEKKWKCEKCSKRYAVQSDWKAHSKTCGTREYRCDCGTLFSRRDSFITHRAFCDALAQENARQPPSFNSIGNHLYGSTSNICLGLSQVGTQMSSVQDQANNNSGGRDIFKLGGVARSTQFDHLLLSPSMGSSSSSSFRPQQSIVSSAAFFMPESNQEHHPQQGILGNNKQYHQGLMMQFPADIQNNTTNTPSPPSFFNLSFLSNCGNDINLDANLTSSGLLTPEHFDNETGGGGGGTSEVSDPFSNTVMGNQITTNIPSVFAQSNNIAVQMSATALLQKAAQMGSTSSYKNASLMRSFGNSKFGGTLGDSTGNNLHELMNSIAGGRSNTYSFGHGQENPYANRSSVEQEKHLEQQPQILNVSGGCGSDRLTRDFLGVGQIVRSMSMGGVSQREQQQQQEAMGLSALGSERSNITAPTNHQCLGGNGNFQ, via the exons ATGACAAGGG ATCCAGATGTGGAAGTGATAGCACTGTCTCCCAAGAGCCTAATGGCAACAAACAGGTTTATTTGTGAGGTATGCAACAAAGGGTTCCAAAGGGAGCAAAACTTACAGCTTCACAGAAGAGGACATAATCTCCCTTGGAAGCTTAGACAGAAGACTACAAAAGAAGTGAAGAGGAAGGTTTATCTCTGCCCTGAACCCACATGCGTCCACCATGACCCGTCTAGGGCACTTGGTGACCTTACAGGCATCAAAAAGCATTACTCGAGGAAACATGGTGAGAAGAAATGGAAGTGCGAGAAGTGTTCTAAGAGGTATGCCGTGCAATCTGACTGGAAAGCTCATTCAAAGACCTGTGGAACTCGAGAGTACAGATGTGACTGTGGTACTCTCTTCTCAAG GCGTGACAGTTTCATCACACATAGGGCATTTTGTGATGCACTGGCTCAGGAAAATGCAAGGCAACCTCCTTCCTTCAACTCCATTGGCAACCATTTATATGGAAGTACTAGTAATATTTGCTTAGGGTTATCTCAAGTGGGAACTCAAATGTCATCAGTACAAGACCAGGCTAATAATAACAGTGGTGGCCGTGACATTTTTAAACTTGGAGGTGTTGCCAGGAGTACCCAATTTGATCATCTTTTACTCTCTCCATCAATGgggtcatcatcatcatcatcttttcgACCCCAACAATCCATTGTTTCTTCAGCTGCTTTCTTCATGCCTGAGTCTAATCAAGAGCATCATCCTCAACAAGGGATTTTGGGAAACAACAAACAGTACCACCAGGGACTAATGATGCAGTTTCCTGCAGATATCCAAAACAACACAACCAACACTCCTTCACCACCCAGTTTCTTCAATCTTAGCTTCCTTTCAAATTGCGGAAACGATATCAACCTGGATGCCAATCTAACATCATCAGGTTTGCTGACCCCTGAACATTTCGACAATGAAACTGGAGGCGGTGGTGGTGGGACGAGCGAAGTCTCAGATCCCTTCTCAAACACTGTAATGGGAAACCAAATCACCACTAACATCCCTTCTGTCTTTGCTCAAAGCAATAACATTGCAGTCCAAATGTCAGCTACCGCATTGCTCCAAAAAGCTGCTCAAATGGGTTCAACTTCAAGCTACAAAAACGCCTCTCTTATGAGAAGCTTTGGTAACTCAAAATTTGGCGGCACATTGGGAGATAGCACCGGGAACAACCTACATGAACTAATGAATTCCATAGCCGGAGGTCGGTCCAATACATATAGCTTTGGACATGGACAAGAAAACCCATATGCAAATAGAAGCAGCGTAGAACAAGAAAAGCATTTAGAGCAGCAGCCGCAAATTTTGAATGTTAGTGGTGGTTGTGGGTCAGATAGATTGACCAGGGACTTCCTTGGAGTAGGGCAAATAGTTAGAAGCATGAGTATGGGAGGGGTTTCACAAAGGGAGCAACAGCAACAACAAGAAGCGATGGGGTTAAGCGCCTTGGGTTCAGAGAGAAGTAATATTACTGCGCCGACAAATCACCAATGTTTAGGAGGAAATGGGAATTTTCAGTGa